ctcatactacattctacagttcttgtgtagattttggtactggtcccagctGTCCGTGAGACGTATCATCTCGGATTAGCatttggagactcaaggtagatctttTGGCGTTCGCTGACCTTGAAATCCCATTCCTCTTTCCCTATTTACTATTCCTTTCATTCGAGATAGTTGTACTTATTTCAAACCCTATTTGAAAAACTTTAGAAGCTCGTGCatttgtgactccagatctgggcTGTACTAGATATGGGATTATTATGTTATTTCATACTTCATCTTAGCTTTATTTCTGTTTGATTGGTTAATTGTTGAAGGTGTTTAAAATTGGTAAAGGAATTACTCTAAcattgtcttgcctagcaagtgaatgttaggcgccatcacgatcccaaaggtgggaattccgggtcctGACACAGTCACCTTGTAACACCCCGTAAAAATTCGGCTTAGGTATaaatgagttaaaggagtagtaatGATATATTTAGAACATGTGAAGTACCATCGGggtgattatgggtgaaaatagttattttaaaatcaagatggaaagtgaggtgcataagatttgacaaaatcgactaagtttgcagaaggttcGTATTCCAGCAGGTTTTAGTGACGATTTGTAACGAATTTGGGATAACTTAAAGTatgaaagttgtaggcctttgaaatagctttccaacaatatattgtgtAGACCAAACGGAGCTCTGTGCAAAACGTTATGCCCGTTTTACATAGAGGTGTACAACCACCACGGTCCTGCCGCGTtttaccgcggccgcggtggcgaGGCAGTGTCTCAGCGATTTACTGCGGTCGGGACCGCGGTCGCGCCAACTGGGACGTGGTGGATGACTTGGGAAGTCATTTTTTAGCCCTATTTCATCCCCCATAGCCCCAAAACAtgaaaaacttgctctagaaagtaaagctctcaaaaacctaactccttaagggtccctccaccacccaaggtaagttctaatggtgattctaactTAATTTCAATTTCCCaatatcttattaacatgggtaaaccctccatatcattagatattctaTTGTGatatcattgttgagagaaggaagCCTAGAACTCGAAATCAAAgggtttgaacttcaaaaaggtaatgtcttcaccctctaattgattctagcattggtttaatgattataaacctagttcatgagatatgagttgatgggtttgatagaaaagcatgaacgattATAGGGTTGGGGTGTTgagtgttgattattggttaaggatGTTGTTTACTGGGTGATGAAGAATAATGTTGATATaatcatttgagactttagaatttatctaggaacaagagaatgggttgttgggtgtagagacaccattaataaggactatgaagctttattttcaccaagtatttgataaaatgcttaagtgaccaaaacatgagcatcatagctaatatggaatccctttgacttgtattgctctagattaaagttgaaagggttgacaaaCATTTTATTACGCTCAAgggcaggaagttaaggtatgtagGGCTAACTCTTTATGTTTGGGAATGTCTATGATTCTCCCAACGTCCCACTCATTATGACCATTACCAGTTTCCTTAGAAAGTAACTATGCCTTAGTTCCCTGAATAGTAGTAGAACTTCTATTTTCTAGATGGCATAGTCTCATAATCATTCGATATTTTGAGTTTCAGTTAAGATAAATCAACTTATTATGAATACTCATCTCAGTCTAATCCTATTCactattccagtatcatgtaacttggTATGGCTCATTACTTCAGTATCATGTATTgtaatatgattctcagttcctgattttatattcttgaatgctgaacacctgtatttgggcctaaggccgcagttcatgctttatgcatctttgggcctgaggccgcagttatgtatacgtatacttgggcccgaggccgcagttgtgcacatatatatatacatattgggCTTGAGgtcgcagtttaatattcagttaaataggttgttcatcattcagaagaaggagtattcacatccttacttccttgttcagttatcagtttatcAGCCAGCGGTTCATTTTCAGTTCCAGTATTGATAGTTCTTTTGTTCAActattttacataccagtacaattcaaatgtactgacgtccctttgcccGGGGCCTATATCTCACGATGCAGGTAGTGATTTACAGGTTGAAGATTCTGCTTGTTAGGACatctcgtatcagctattggtGAGCCCCAGTCTTCCGGGGCCTTATCTCTCCTTTGTTTTAGTCATTATAGTATTTCAATTAATAAGGTACACCGGGGACCTTGTCCCGGTAAACTGTTAGCATTTTCAGTattctttagaggcttcgtagactataACCCAGTCAGTCAGATATTAGCAGGCTTTcatgtgttagccttgtcggctaCTTGTTTATACTTGCAGACCTTTCAGTATTTTCCGCATCTATGGTATTTCAATCAGACTCTTTAGTAGATTATCATGTTTTATATTTACCTCTAGCTCATAGTTATACCACGTGTTGATCCAGCCAtgcagttggttcgctcggtcacatgcagtcaggcaccgagtgtcatGTTACGCCCAGACCatggtttggggcgtgacaaagcttggtatcataGCCCCaggttcaagagtcctagggagtctatgaatcCGTgtctagtggggtctcatttatgTGTGTGTGCGCGCCACACATGTAAATAGTTGACTACCAAGACATCTAGGATTGTTCCATTTCTTtcatactctagatcgtgcaatTAGATCTATGATTTTAGGAATCTTTCTAACCCGTGAGAATCTCGTATTTCAGAAAAATTCCTGCAAAAAGAAAGTGCACCACGAGGGCCACAACTAATGCTGCTCAGGAGGAGGGCACTCCGGTCCAGGGGGTTGCACTGGTCTCAGTGCCTAGTGCTTCAGACATGGATATCGGTAGAGCTATCCAGTTGCTCACCCAGATTGTTGCTACTCAGGCTCAAAGGCAGGGAACAAGTGATGTTCATGAGACGGGTAGTTCCAGGTCTAGGGAATTCCTCAACATGAAACCTCTCGTCTTCATAGGGTCCAAAAAGGATGAGAATCCGCAAAACTTCATTGATGAGGTTCAGAAGATATTTCGAGTGATGCATGCTACAGACACTGAGGTATCAGAGCTTGCTGTGTACCAGCTGAAGGATGTTGCCAACACTTGGTATGAAACATGGGAAGAGTCCCGAGGGGAGGATGCGGATCCTGCAACTTGGAAGGAGTTTGCAGATGCGTTCCTTGAGCACTTTCTACCCATTGATGTCTTGGAAGCTAAGGCTTTGGAGTTTGAGAGACTTAGACAGAATGATATGAGTGTGAATGAGTACTACCTCAAGTTCGTCTCTCTGGCCAAGTATGCTCCGGAAATGGTACGTGATATGAGGGCCAGAGTTAGGCGGTTTGTGTTGGGGCTTTCAGATGATTTGTTTGCTGATGCTAATATAGCTGCTCAGAATAATGACATGACCATCACTAAGATGGTTGCCTTTGTTCAAGGGAACGAAGACAGGTTGAAGGAAGAAGAGCGGCTACGGAGAGAGAAGGAGAGGAAATTCAGCAAGAGAGCTAAGTCTGCAGGAAATTTCAACCATGGGAGATCTCAAGCAGGAGGTAATCACCAGTTTTTCAAGAAATAAAAATCAGGACCTGCTCCATCTTCAACTAGTGCACCGGTTCAGAGGTCAAAGTTTaataagaaaaaccaaaattttagAACAGCAGACTCATAGTCATAGGCTAGTATGGGCTACAGAGTCCCTGGTTACCCTATTTGCAACACGTGTGGTAAGAGGCACCTAGGGTTCTGTCGTTTGGGCAGAAAGGGTTGCTTTGGATGCGATTAGCAGGGCCACTTCTTGAGGGATTGTCCATAGGCAAAGCATAACAATGGAGGCAATGTAGCTCATTCCACTAATTCAGCAGCCCATAATAACTCTCAGGCCTAACAAGGGCGCGGTGCAGCAAAGTCTAATAATGCAGGTGGTGGTCAAAACCGCTTGTATGCACTGGCAGACCGTCATGATACAGAGGCTCGTGGAGATGTTGTCACAAGTATGCTAACAATATTCACTTTTTATGTCTATGCTCTTATAGATCCAGGATCCACCCTATCTTATGTAACCCAATATATTGCAAagaaatttgggatagaaccagaaaagTTGTGTGAACACTTTGAAGTGTCCACTCCAATTGGAGAATCAGTTGTAACAAGGTGTATCTATAGGGGATGTCCAGTCAAAGTACATCATCATCTTACTATAGCAGACTTAGTAGAATTGGAGATGTTAGACTTCGATGTGatcatgggcatggattggttagagTCATGTTATGCCAAAGTGGGTTGTAGAACCAAAATAGTAAGTTTTGAATTTCCCGGTGAACCAGTCTTAGAATGGAAGGGTGATGTAGTAGCACCtaggggtaggtttatttcctatcttaaatCCATAAAGATGATCTCCAAGGGATATATCTATCACCTGGTTCGAGTTAAGGATGCAGATGCTCAGATCCCCACTCTCCAGTCGGTACCAATTGTAAATGAGTTTCCAGAAGTGTTTCCCGAAGATCTCCTTGGAATTCCTCCCGATAGagagattgactttggaattgatcTACTTCCAGGCAGTAAGCCAATATCTATTCCGCCTTATAGAATGGatccagcagagttgaaagagtccAGTTGAAAGACCTTCTAGATAAGAGATTTATAAGGccaagtgtctcaccttggggcgcaccggtcttgTTTGTCCGAAAAAAGGATGGGTCTTTGTGTATGTGCATTGACTATCgtcagttgaataaagtcaccatcaagaacaagtaccctcttCCCAGaatagatgatttatttgatcaacttcaaggTGCCCAGTGTTATTCCAAGATTGACCTCAGatcgggataccatcagttgaaggttAAGGAAGttgatattccaaaaacagctttTAGGACTTGATATGGGCATTtcgaatttttggtaatgtcattTGGTTTAACGAATGCACCGGCAACTTTCATGGACCTTCTGAATAGGGTCTTTaagccttatcttgatttgtttgttatcgtgtttattgatgacatctcgATTTATTCCCGTAGCGAGACTGACCATGTAGAACATCTCAGAATTTGTGTTGCAGACACTGCAGGATCACAagctatatgcaaaattttctaagtgtgaattctggttgaaatcAGTAGCGTTTTTGGGCCATGTCATCTCAGGGGAAGGCGTGAAGGTGGACTTTCAGAAAATAGAgacagtgaagaattggcctagacccacctcCATATCCGATATAAGGAGTTTCTTGGGTCTAGCAGGCTATTATAGGCATTTtatagagggattttcttctatcTCGTCCCCTTTGACTAGATTAACTCAGAAGAAAGTCAAGTTTCAATGGTCGGACGCGTGCGAGAAAAGTTTTGAGGAGTTAAAGAAGAGATTGACTTCAGCTCCAGTCCTGACACTACCGGAAGGAACCGAAGGGTTCgttgtttattgtgatgcttcaggggttggtcttgggtgtgtattaatgcagcaCGGTAAAGTCATAGCCTACGCGTCGAGACAACTCAAGgctcacaagaagaattatccgactCATGACCTTGAATTGGCAGTTATGGTGTTTGCACTtaagatctggcgccattatttgtatggggtacaTGTTGACATTTttacagatcacaagagtctccaGTACATCTTAAAGCAAAGAGAATTAAATCTACGTCAGAGAAGCTGGCTCAAattacttaaagattatgatgttgatatcctctatcatccggggaaagcaaATGTTGTAGCCAATGCTCTCAGTCGGCGTTCTATGGGCAGCTTAGCTCACATTGAGGCAGACAAGCAAACTATGATAAAGGAAGTCCACTGCTTAGCAAATTTAGGAGTTCGACTTTTGGACTCCGAAGATGGTGGCATTGTTCTCCAGAACATGGCTGAATCCTCCTTAGTAGCAGAAGTAAAAGAAAAACAGTTCAGTGATCCCTACTTATTGCAGCTGAAGGAAGGAATTCACAAACACAAGACTATGGCTTTTGAagaagggggagatgatggtactttaaGATACAGAGGCAGACTATGCGTTCCATACGTAGATGGGCTCAGAGAGCGGATTATGTTAGAAGCCTacaattccaggtattctattcacctaggttccacaaagatgtatcatgatcttaaggaggtttattggtggaacgatatgaaaaaGAATATAGCAGAATTCGTGGCtaagtgtccaaattgtcagcaggtgaaagtCGAACACCAGAGACTAGGCGGTTTAACTTAGAATATAGAAATTCCCatttggaaatgggagatgataaacatggacttcatAACAAGTCTACCTCGCTCGTTCCGGAAGCATGATTCGATTTGAGTGATTGTAGACTGACTTACCAAGTCAGCTCACTTCTTGCCAGTGAAGACTATAGATTCGACCgaggattatgccaagttgtatatcaaagaaattgtTCGATTGCATGGGACTCCTTTGTCCATTATCTCAGA
Above is a window of Nicotiana tabacum cultivar K326 chromosome 8, ASM71507v2, whole genome shotgun sequence DNA encoding:
- the LOC142163410 gene encoding uncharacterized protein LOC142163410 translates to MDIGRAIQLLTQIVATQAQRQGTSDVHETGSSRSREFLNMKPLVFIGSKKDENPQNFIDEVQKIFRVMHATDTEVSELAVYQLKDVANTWYETWEESRGEDADPATWKEFADAFLEHFLPIDVLEAKALEFERLRQNDMSVNEYYLKFVSLAKYAPEMVRDMRARVRRFVLGLSDDLFADANIAAQNNDMTITKMVAFVQGNEDRLKEEERLRREKERKFSKRAKSAGNFNHGRSQAGDPGSTLSYVTQYIAKKFGIEPEKLCEHFEVSTPIGESVVTRCIYRGCPVKVHHHLTIADLVELEMLDFDVIMGMDWLESCYAKVGCRTKIVSFEFPGEPVLEWKGDVVAPRGRFISYLKSIKMISKGYIYHLVRVKDADAQIPTLQSVPIVNEFPEVFPEDLLGIPPDREIDFGIDLLPGSKPISIPPYRMDPAELKESS